From Permianibacter aggregans, a single genomic window includes:
- a CDS encoding response regulator, protein MAGRFPLPILSSSGWHQQTLESLLRGNQHTMQDHDNNESLAELQKAFLEEVPVRLRAIRAAYELIDWRRWHANSTNMLVSLLHKLIGSAGTLGQPSLSTAASNLHQELIQLNEQLTIDEETWSQIGRQITRLEQLTLSKLPSHAFDRHSTPAHTGPEPPLVYLVDDDNTQTQGLRAKLESEGYGVKVFSKLEVFLEACQKQRLPHAILMDMEFTSGRLQGANIIAELKADPRFSPVVIFISVHDDLRSRLAAFRAGASRYFTKPYDQRHLLNTLDELVGRNDDDPYRVLLVDDDALASKAYALALSEAGFKVKVVHQALDTLKAVREFHPDVLLLDVYMPEATGPELAAVLREDERLAWMPILFLSAESDPSKHAVALALGGDDFLIKPVRGSYLVSAVRARAWRARRNRRLIHLAFNPDSVSKPL, encoded by the coding sequence TTGGCCGGCCGATTCCCGCTGCCGATTTTGTCGAGCAGTGGCTGGCATCAGCAAACCCTTGAGTCGTTATTGAGAGGAAATCAGCACACCATGCAGGACCATGACAACAACGAATCCCTGGCCGAACTGCAAAAGGCTTTTCTCGAAGAAGTGCCGGTGCGTCTGCGCGCCATTCGCGCTGCTTACGAACTGATTGATTGGCGGCGCTGGCATGCCAACTCCACCAATATGCTGGTGTCACTGCTGCACAAATTGATCGGCAGTGCCGGCACACTCGGCCAGCCGTCGCTGAGCACCGCCGCATCGAACCTGCATCAGGAACTGATTCAGTTGAACGAACAACTGACCATCGACGAGGAAACCTGGAGTCAGATTGGTCGCCAAATTACCCGGCTGGAACAACTGACGCTAAGCAAGCTGCCAAGCCATGCCTTCGATCGTCACAGCACGCCGGCACATACCGGGCCAGAACCGCCTTTGGTGTATCTGGTCGATGACGATAATACGCAAACCCAGGGCCTGCGCGCCAAGCTGGAAAGCGAAGGCTATGGCGTCAAAGTGTTCAGCAAGCTCGAAGTTTTTCTCGAAGCCTGTCAGAAGCAGCGCTTACCGCATGCCATCTTGATGGACATGGAATTCACTTCCGGTCGTTTGCAAGGTGCCAATATCATCGCCGAACTGAAAGCCGATCCACGCTTCAGTCCGGTGGTTATTTTCATTTCGGTGCACGACGATCTGCGTTCACGTCTGGCGGCATTTCGCGCCGGCGCCAGCCGCTACTTCACCAAACCTTATGATCAGCGCCATTTGCTCAATACCCTCGATGAACTGGTCGGTCGCAACGACGACGATCCATACCGGGTGCTGCTGGTCGACGACGATGCGCTGGCCAGCAAAGCCTATGCATTGGCGTTGAGCGAAGCTGGCTTCAAAGTGAAAGTGGTGCATCAAGCGCTAGACACCTTGAAAGCCGTACGCGAATTTCATCCGGACGTTTTGTTGCTTGATGTCTATATGCCGGAGGCGACTGGACCGGAACTGGCTGCGGTATTGCGTGAAGATGAACGTTTAGCGTGGATGCCGATTCTGTTTTTGTCTGCCGAATCCGATCCGAGCAAACACGCGGTAGCGCTGGCGCTAGGTGGCGATGATTTTCTGATCAAGCCTGTGCGCGGCAGTTACCTGGTCAGTGCGGTGCGCGCTCGAGCATGGCGGGCACGGCGTAATCGCCGCTTGATTCATCTGGCGTTCAACCCGGATTCGGTGTCAAAACCTTTATGA
- a CDS encoding response regulator produces the protein MPATPLNTILHVDDDASIRAVAKVALQNVGGLQVVSCASGIEALEKFPECRPDLVLLDVMMPLMDGPTTLQKLQRQFPNQSLRVVFMTAKVQQKEIDEYKTLGAGDVVIKPFDPMTLAAQLQQIWQRLP, from the coding sequence ATGCCGGCTACACCATTGAACACCATTCTGCATGTCGATGACGACGCCTCGATTCGAGCCGTTGCCAAGGTAGCACTGCAAAACGTCGGAGGCTTGCAGGTCGTCAGTTGTGCTTCCGGCATCGAAGCCTTGGAAAAATTCCCAGAATGCCGGCCAGATCTGGTGCTGCTCGATGTCATGATGCCATTGATGGATGGCCCGACAACCCTGCAAAAATTGCAGCGACAATTCCCGAACCAATCGTTGCGCGTCGTGTTCATGACCGCGAAAGTGCAGCAAAAGGAAATCGATGAATACAAGACACTTGGCGCTGGCGATGTCGTGATCAAACCGTTTGATCCGATGACACTGGCCGCGCAGCTGCAGC
- a CDS encoding PAS domain S-box protein has translation MNDKSDYQSAPLPDDENERLLTLQQLHVLDSSEEAVFDQITAQAATIFQVPICLVSLVDHERQWFKSRQGLDVCETSRELAFCAHAILQDGIFEVRDTLQDPRFRGSPLVQGAPHIRFYAGAPLITDNQHRIGTLCLIDRVPRQLNSEQRQLLSTLAALVVQRLQQRKHQLELKLAQKQQAPTDTPATYFQLLRDSNQCWRFTFIAPEVDRLLDLKQEDLTENFSRLLRDFSEADRNGFLQQLNISADEQTPLHAELHWPATADQTERWLAINAEPDRTPDGGVTLFGQLTDISRVKRDQHIQDGERRRLQMIVEGTRTGIWEWTVGEQQVYINEHFATLLGTSIEALAPFSSEAWESLVHPEDLPNIQRQLESHLQGDIPALDLEYRMRHALGYWVWVHGRGRVYTRSTDQQKLVAGTLQDISGRKLIEQEIRRARQYLQTVVDASTDVAIFTTNARGQINLFNPGAEKLLGYRASEVIGQIAPEQFFDTQELEQRRQQLALPHRQTINHFDLLVADARLGHTDTRQWTWYDKQRQPHQVRLSISALETAENVVSGFVGIAVDLTDRILAEEQWKQSQQRFSGAFDMAPIGMALVSLQGKWLEVNNHLCKLLGYPREELLRTDFQTVTHPEDLQADLQYVQALLNGKLNHYQMEKRYFHKSGEIIWGLLSVSLVRDSLERPVHFVSLIQDITEQKRTEQIKDQFIATVSHELRTPLTSIVGALGLINGGVLGDLSDEMADMLRIAEQNSKRLMALVNDLLDMEKLGAGKLELKLKPLQLDREIDSVLESLQAYAHQYRIRMQFSESARDHAQRCVVLAESRRLQQVLTNYLSNAIKFSPPGSEVRIEISQDHRHAQVTVSDNGPGIPVHLHDRLFQKFGLLDGSSTRTQPGTGLGLAICKELVEAMHGEVGFDSMPGNGCRFWFSLPLVSAELHYS, from the coding sequence ATGAACGACAAGTCTGACTACCAGTCGGCGCCATTGCCCGATGACGAAAACGAAAGGCTGCTGACGCTGCAGCAACTGCATGTACTGGACAGCAGCGAAGAAGCCGTTTTCGATCAGATCACAGCGCAAGCAGCCACGATCTTTCAGGTTCCGATTTGTCTGGTGTCACTGGTCGATCATGAACGACAGTGGTTTAAAAGCCGGCAAGGACTGGACGTGTGCGAAACGTCGAGAGAGTTGGCGTTTTGTGCCCACGCGATTTTGCAAGACGGGATTTTTGAAGTTCGCGACACCTTGCAAGACCCGCGTTTTCGCGGCAGTCCATTGGTGCAAGGCGCGCCTCATATTCGCTTTTATGCCGGCGCGCCGCTGATTACCGACAATCAGCATCGCATCGGTACGCTCTGTTTGATTGACCGGGTGCCGCGGCAACTGAACAGCGAACAACGGCAATTGCTGAGTACCCTTGCCGCGCTGGTCGTGCAACGGCTGCAACAACGAAAACACCAACTGGAACTGAAATTGGCGCAAAAACAACAGGCGCCGACCGACACGCCAGCCACTTATTTCCAGTTGCTACGTGATAGCAATCAGTGCTGGCGTTTCACCTTTATCGCGCCAGAAGTTGACCGTTTGCTCGATCTGAAACAAGAAGATCTGACCGAGAACTTCTCGCGCTTATTGCGAGATTTCTCAGAAGCCGACCGCAACGGATTCCTGCAACAACTGAACATCAGTGCTGATGAGCAAACACCATTGCATGCCGAACTGCACTGGCCTGCGACGGCGGATCAGACCGAACGCTGGCTTGCCATCAATGCCGAGCCGGACCGCACACCCGATGGAGGTGTCACGCTATTCGGGCAGTTGACCGATATCAGCCGAGTCAAACGCGATCAGCACATTCAGGATGGGGAGCGCCGGCGTTTGCAAATGATTGTCGAAGGCACCCGCACCGGCATCTGGGAATGGACCGTTGGCGAACAGCAGGTGTACATCAACGAACACTTTGCCACGCTGCTGGGCACCAGCATCGAAGCCCTGGCGCCATTCAGTTCCGAAGCCTGGGAATCGCTGGTGCATCCGGAGGACTTGCCAAATATTCAGCGGCAACTGGAAAGCCATTTGCAAGGCGACATTCCGGCGCTGGATTTGGAATACCGGATGCGGCATGCGCTGGGTTATTGGGTCTGGGTGCATGGCCGTGGCCGCGTTTACACCCGTTCGACCGATCAGCAAAAGCTGGTCGCCGGCACCTTGCAGGACATCAGCGGCCGCAAACTGATCGAACAGGAAATTCGCCGTGCCAGACAGTATTTGCAAACGGTTGTCGATGCGTCGACTGATGTCGCCATTTTCACCACCAATGCCCGCGGTCAGATCAATCTGTTTAATCCTGGCGCCGAAAAATTGCTTGGTTATCGTGCCAGCGAAGTGATCGGACAGATCGCGCCGGAACAGTTTTTCGATACCCAGGAACTGGAGCAACGACGTCAACAGTTGGCGCTGCCACATCGGCAAACCATCAACCACTTCGATCTACTGGTCGCCGATGCCCGACTCGGTCACACCGATACGCGGCAATGGACCTGGTACGACAAACAGCGACAACCGCATCAAGTGCGGCTGTCAATCAGTGCGCTGGAAACCGCTGAAAACGTGGTTTCAGGCTTTGTCGGTATAGCCGTCGACTTGACTGATCGAATTCTGGCCGAAGAACAGTGGAAACAAAGTCAGCAACGCTTTTCGGGTGCGTTCGACATGGCGCCGATTGGCATGGCACTGGTGTCCTTGCAGGGTAAATGGCTGGAGGTCAATAATCATTTGTGCAAGCTGCTTGGCTATCCGCGAGAGGAATTGCTGCGCACCGATTTTCAAACCGTCACCCATCCGGAAGATCTGCAGGCCGACTTGCAATACGTGCAAGCGCTGCTGAATGGCAAGCTCAATCACTATCAGATGGAGAAGCGCTACTTTCACAAAAGTGGCGAGATCATCTGGGGTCTGCTCAGCGTCTCGCTGGTGCGCGACAGTCTGGAGCGGCCGGTGCACTTTGTTTCGCTGATTCAGGACATCACCGAACAAAAACGCACCGAGCAAATCAAGGACCAATTCATCGCCACGGTCAGCCATGAATTGCGCACGCCGCTGACCTCGATTGTCGGTGCGCTGGGGTTGATCAATGGTGGCGTCTTAGGTGATCTGTCGGATGAGATGGCGGACATGCTTCGTATCGCAGAACAAAACAGCAAACGATTGATGGCGCTGGTTAATGATCTGCTCGACATGGAAAAACTGGGCGCCGGCAAGCTGGAATTGAAACTGAAGCCGCTGCAACTGGACAGGGAAATCGACAGCGTACTGGAAAGCCTGCAGGCCTATGCGCACCAATACCGCATTCGCATGCAATTCAGCGAATCGGCTCGCGACCATGCCCAGCGCTGTGTGGTGCTCGCTGAAAGCCGGCGCTTGCAGCAAGTGTTGACCAATTACCTGTCCAACGCGATCAAGTTTTCTCCGCCAGGCAGCGAGGTGCGTATCGAGATCAGCCAGGATCATCGCCACGCCCAGGTTACCGTGAGCGACAACGGTCCCGGTATTCCCGTTCATTTGCATGACCGTCTGTTTCAAAAGTTTGGTCTGCTCGATGGTTCCAGCACGCGCACCCAACCCGGTACCGGTTTGGGTCTGGCTATCTGCAAGGAGCTGGTCGAGGCGATGCACGGCGAAGTGGGCTTTGACTCGATGCCAGGCAACGGCTGCCGGTTCTGGTTCAGCCTGCCGCTCGTCAGCGCCGAGTTGCACTACAGTTAA
- a CDS encoding putative bifunctional diguanylate cyclase/phosphodiesterase: MESNKHNVAESLTTGVDGIQLRLDHQGHLHAPDHRVLQWLGLHGRQGATDSLSLLLTQAGLRADTLTRTEQLVSRQRDFSIDWPLRLAPGDWRHLHCQAERLNNDAGQYDGLRLRICDLTAFREEQAFAQMQSLIIALLSSGASTQHILQLLSEEIERLTVDLLASILLLDDDQRHVLHAAAPSLPPGYVQAINGSEIGPRAGACGTAAWRREQVICHDIASDPLWRDYAPLALSNGLKACWSTPILDVNQRVLGTFALYAREPASPSRFHQRMLTTITQLAAMALQREWRNVQLQKLEQAIEHSPIGFVLFNAEQRIEYVNASLLQLFGYTQKELLGATWEVLHGEHAQSEALVELWQDMQRRGRAENEITAIDRGGGEFPAQMLLCRITDHSLQAPGFLAIYQSLRERKAAEQALHEAAYHDKVTQLPNRALLYDRLSMQIAVCRRNQQFGALMLIDLDEFKRINDTHGHSLGDAYLRALAERLQEMLREEDTLARLGGDEFAVLLAQIGEDADAATAHALQVAEKLRTRLSEPVELRGKHIQQSASIGLTILPKGMESPEDLLREADTAVFGAKEKGRDTIVVFEREMHTRVSERFELEQDLRYGLEQQQFQVYLQPQVDHQGTIRGAEALLRWQHPQRGLVSPIQFIPVAEQSGLIVPIGEWVLQQTLSVMRQCEAAGKPLRFAVNVSPRQFRQADFVDSVKRALQDSAADALHLTLELTEGLLIDDPQSTREKMAELADLGVHFSIDDFGTGYSSLSYLKRLPLRELKIDKSFVQDAPNDPSDAAIVETILAIAQHLHLTVIAEGVENDEQADFLRQRHCFLMQGYRFGRPIPAADFVEQWLASANP, translated from the coding sequence ATGGAATCCAACAAACACAATGTGGCCGAGTCGTTGACCACCGGTGTGGACGGCATCCAGTTACGGCTTGACCACCAAGGCCATTTACATGCGCCGGACCACCGCGTGCTGCAGTGGTTGGGGCTGCATGGCCGCCAGGGTGCTACCGATTCCTTGAGCCTGTTGCTGACCCAGGCCGGGCTGCGCGCCGACACACTGACCCGCACCGAACAATTGGTGTCACGTCAACGCGACTTCAGCATCGACTGGCCACTGCGTCTGGCCCCTGGCGACTGGCGTCATCTGCATTGCCAGGCCGAACGCCTGAACAATGACGCCGGCCAATACGACGGCCTGCGCTTACGCATCTGCGACCTGACCGCGTTCCGCGAGGAACAGGCGTTCGCTCAGATGCAATCGCTGATCATCGCGCTACTGTCCAGCGGCGCCTCAACGCAACACATTCTGCAATTGCTCAGCGAAGAAATTGAGCGACTGACGGTCGATTTGCTGGCCTCGATTCTGCTGCTTGATGATGATCAGCGACACGTGCTGCACGCCGCTGCCCCCAGTTTGCCGCCAGGCTATGTGCAAGCCATCAACGGTTCTGAAATCGGCCCACGCGCGGGTGCCTGTGGCACCGCTGCCTGGCGGCGCGAGCAGGTGATTTGCCATGACATTGCCAGCGACCCGTTATGGCGTGATTACGCGCCGCTGGCCTTGAGCAACGGCCTCAAAGCTTGCTGGTCCACGCCGATTCTCGACGTCAATCAGCGCGTGCTTGGCACCTTCGCGTTGTATGCCCGTGAGCCAGCATCGCCGAGTCGTTTTCACCAGCGCATGCTGACTACCATCACACAACTGGCGGCGATGGCGCTGCAACGTGAATGGCGAAATGTTCAGCTGCAAAAACTGGAACAGGCCATCGAACACAGTCCAATCGGTTTTGTTTTGTTCAATGCCGAACAGCGCATCGAATACGTCAATGCCAGCTTGCTGCAGTTGTTTGGCTACACACAGAAAGAACTGCTTGGCGCCACTTGGGAAGTGCTGCACGGCGAGCATGCGCAAAGCGAGGCGCTGGTCGAACTCTGGCAAGACATGCAGCGGCGCGGTCGGGCCGAAAATGAAATCACCGCCATCGATCGGGGTGGCGGCGAATTCCCGGCGCAGATGCTGCTCTGTCGAATCACCGATCACAGTTTGCAGGCTCCCGGTTTTCTCGCCATTTACCAAAGCCTGCGCGAGCGCAAAGCCGCTGAACAGGCGCTGCATGAAGCCGCCTATCACGACAAAGTCACTCAGCTGCCGAACAGGGCACTGCTGTATGACCGGCTCAGCATGCAAATCGCCGTTTGTCGGCGCAATCAGCAATTCGGCGCGCTAATGCTGATCGACCTCGACGAATTCAAGCGTATCAACGACACCCACGGCCATAGTCTTGGTGATGCCTATTTGCGTGCACTAGCCGAACGCCTGCAGGAAATGCTGCGCGAGGAAGACACCCTGGCCCGGCTCGGCGGCGACGAGTTCGCCGTGCTGCTGGCGCAGATCGGCGAGGACGCCGACGCTGCCACCGCCCATGCCTTGCAGGTCGCGGAAAAATTGCGAACCCGCCTGAGTGAACCGGTCGAGCTGCGCGGCAAGCACATTCAACAATCAGCCAGCATTGGTCTGACGATACTGCCGAAAGGCATGGAGTCACCGGAAGATTTGCTGCGAGAAGCCGACACCGCTGTGTTCGGCGCCAAGGAAAAAGGCCGCGACACCATCGTCGTGTTCGAACGCGAAATGCACACCCGCGTCAGCGAACGTTTCGAGTTGGAGCAAGACTTGCGCTACGGCCTGGAGCAACAACAATTCCAGGTTTATCTGCAGCCGCAAGTGGATCATCAGGGCACTATCCGCGGCGCCGAAGCGCTGCTGCGCTGGCAGCACCCACAGCGTGGACTGGTGTCGCCGATTCAATTCATCCCAGTCGCCGAACAAAGCGGGTTGATTGTGCCGATTGGCGAATGGGTGCTGCAGCAAACGCTGAGCGTCATGCGTCAGTGCGAAGCCGCCGGTAAACCACTGCGCTTTGCCGTCAATGTCAGCCCGCGCCAATTCCGCCAGGCTGACTTTGTCGACTCGGTCAAACGCGCTTTGCAGGACAGCGCCGCCGATGCCCTGCACCTGACGCTGGAGCTGACCGAAGGCCTGTTGATCGACGACCCGCAAAGCACCCGGGAAAAAATGGCGGAGCTTGCCGATCTCGGCGTGCATTTTTCTATCGATGATTTTGGTACCGGCTATTCCAGTTTGAGTTACCTGAAACGGCTGCCGCTGCGCGAACTGAAAATTGATAAATCTTTCGTTCAGGATGCACCGAATGATCCGAGCGATGCCGCTATCGTCGAAACCATTCTGGCCATTGCCCAGCATCTGCATTTGACCGTGATCGCCGAAGGCGTGGAAAACGACGAGCAGGCCGATTTTCTGCGTCAGCGTCACTGCTTTTTGATGCAGGGCTATCGTTTTGGCCGGCCGATTCCCGCTGCCGATTTTGTCGAGCAGTGGCTGGCATCAGCAAACCCTTGA
- a CDS encoding sensor histidine kinase, with translation MNLKCWLENHKRLFWVLNTCGWAGFGITSYLSGRYWGEEWGYPCYRFAGAAFGFLISIGLRHFYRRIWGAPVWWRIILVALASYVCAALLAVLTNYVLWEVYETYQPTEFMKYFKGITTLFYIFICWSGLYFGVKFYEGMQQAIQGALRANALAHQAQLKMLRYQLNPHFLFNTLNAISTLILEKNHQVANDMVSRLSDFLRYSLDNDPMQKVTLAQEIHALKLYLGIEKVRFEERLSLEFDIDETAESAMIPSLLLQPLVENAIKYAIARSEHGGKIAIRARVFARELLLEVADDGPGVDDIDAMLSGRHHNGCGVGVRNTRERLRELYGEDHGFQIDNLKPSGLQISIRLPYQTEDNVARQT, from the coding sequence ATGAACCTCAAATGCTGGCTGGAAAACCATAAACGCCTGTTCTGGGTGTTGAACACCTGTGGCTGGGCTGGTTTTGGTATCACCTCGTATTTGAGCGGCCGTTATTGGGGCGAGGAGTGGGGCTATCCCTGTTACCGCTTCGCCGGCGCCGCGTTCGGCTTTCTGATCAGCATCGGCTTGCGCCACTTTTACCGACGCATCTGGGGCGCGCCGGTGTGGTGGCGCATCATTCTGGTGGCGTTGGCTTCCTATGTTTGTGCGGCATTGCTGGCGGTGCTGACCAACTACGTGCTCTGGGAAGTATACGAAACTTACCAGCCGACCGAATTCATGAAATATTTCAAAGGCATCACCACGCTTTTTTATATTTTCATTTGTTGGAGTGGTTTGTATTTCGGCGTCAAATTCTACGAAGGTATGCAGCAGGCCATTCAAGGCGCGCTGCGTGCCAATGCGCTGGCCCATCAGGCCCAACTGAAAATGCTGCGCTATCAATTGAACCCGCATTTTCTGTTCAACACCTTGAACGCCATCTCGACTTTGATTCTGGAAAAAAATCATCAGGTCGCCAACGACATGGTCAGTCGCCTGTCGGATTTTCTGCGTTATTCGCTCGACAATGACCCAATGCAAAAAGTGACACTGGCCCAGGAAATTCATGCGCTGAAACTCTACCTCGGTATCGAGAAGGTGCGCTTTGAGGAGCGCCTGAGTCTGGAGTTCGACATCGACGAAACCGCCGAATCCGCGATGATCCCGAGCTTGCTGTTACAACCGTTGGTCGAGAACGCCATCAAGTACGCCATTGCCCGTTCCGAGCACGGCGGTAAAATTGCCATTCGCGCCCGGGTGTTCGCCCGTGAATTATTATTGGAAGTGGCCGATGACGGCCCCGGTGTCGACGATATCGACGCGATGCTATCCGGTCGACATCACAACGGCTGCGGCGTTGGTGTGCGCAATACCCGCGAACGCTTACGCGAACTGTACGGCGAGGATCACGGTTTTCAAATCGACAACCTGAAGCCGAGTGGTTTGCAAATCAGTATTCGTTTGCCGTATCAGA